AATGAATATCTTAAATCGTTAGAAAAATACAAAATAGCAATAGAGCTTTCGCCAAATAGTTCACCAACTTATAGTGGCATTGGAAATGTTTGGAGTCAACTCGGTGAATTAGATTCTAGTTTAAGTAGTTTTAAAATGGCATTTACATTTCATCGAAAATCCCTTGAACTAAAACCAAACAATTTATCAGCTCTAAGTGGAATTGGTACTACAAAATTTGGGATAGCAAAGATGAATCTTGATTCCAGTTTATACCTCGAAAGCATTGAAGATTTTAAAACTGCTTCAGTATGGTTCCCTAATAACCCTACAATTAATTTAAATTGGGGTGCTTCACTTTTCAATTTATATAAATTGACTAAAGTAGAAGATTATTTATTTGAATGTATTGAAAAATTCAAAATTACAATAAAAGTAAACCCTTCATACAGAGACGGTCTAAATAATTTAGGCTTAGCATTGAATGAATTAGGTCTGTTAAAAAAAGAGAACATATTTTTTGAACAGAGTATTGAGTACTTTAAAAAACTTATTAGTAACAATCCAATTAACGCCATTTATTTGAATAATTTAGCAACATCCTTGGCAAATTTGGCAACAAATAAGCAAGAAGTTAAAATGTTTGAAGAATGCGTTGAGTTAATAAAAGAATCACTAAAGATTAATCCAGATTATTCGGATACTTTTGGTACTTGGGGATATGCATTAATTTCAAAATTTCATCTTACTAAAGATAATAGCATTTTAAATCAAGCACTTGATAAATGTATAAAAGCATTCCAATTAGACTCTACAAAAACCTATGATTTATCCTGTGTTTATGCATTATTAAATGAAAAATCAAATGCTCTAAATTTTCTAGAAAGGTCATTTAGGAACAAAATTGTATCAATAAACCATGTTTTAAGTGATAAAGATTGGGAATCACTACTTTCTGATCCGGATTTTATTAATTTAACTAAACAATTTCAATAAAACAGCCCCCAATCATCAGGGATGTCGTTAGTTTTGTCAAAAGTGTTGATCCATTCTACAAACAGTTTCCGAAATTCCTCCATTTCGCCCCGTAATACATTGAGATAGTCTTCATGGCCCAATTTCATCATTTTCATTCCTGAAGTGGTCGTAATGATACTTCGGGCATGTATTTTAATCAAAACCGCATTTTCCATTTTCAAGGAATATAGGGTCATGGCTTCAGCCCCGGAGATCTTTGCATTGATGATAGCAATGTCTTCAAACAAAATATCTCTGTAAGCCATAGTATCTTTTTCATAGTCGATGGTGGCAATCAGACTATGAACAGTTCTGAAAATTTCTTTTGCTTTTTTTACGATGGGCAGGTTGGCTTTTCGATTTCGCTCTTCTTCCATTTCCCTTTCCATTTCCTCATCATCCATTTCTTCAAAATCGTCGTCGTCAAATACCATTTTTTTATTAATTTATTTCACAAAAGCCTTCGAGCTTGTTTTAGTTTCTGTTGGAAAATCAGACGGAATGGGTATGCTTACCTTGCCAGTTGCAGCCCATTGCGAGCCACGCAGCAAACAGGTTATAAAACCCACACATTCAACCGAATAATCGGCATGACCCATAGGTGTGTGGAAAATCCTTCCCTTGCCATAGTCGATGGCCATGAGCATGGGCTCGTGCCGGCCTGTGCCTTTTTGCTCTTTACCAGAGTAGGCTGTGGCCAAAATCTTCATATTTTGGGCAGGACCACGAAGCTTGTCGTACAATTCGTCTTTGGCGTGCAGCCAATTTGTGGGCATTCCTTTGGTGACAGGATGCTCCGGGTCTCTGATTTGTATGGTATATTCGTGTTGCGGACCATGCGAACCCGCTTTTCCCGGCGAGTTGTCTATTACCAATTCGGCTTTGTCATTATAATATACATAAGGCCCATCTTTTTCGGTACGGTCGCCCCAGCCTCCTAAGCCAATCATTTGGTTGTAGGCAGGCCATGCAGGAAATGAATTATCGGCGGCATGAACGATCACTACGCCACCTCCTTTTTTGACAAAGCTTTCAAAACGTCTATTTGTGGCATCGGGCCATGGAGCGGCATTCCAACCGAAGTTTACGATTACCAAGTCATATCTAGAAAAATCAGGAGCAAAATTAGGATCCGGAATGGGCTTTTTGTTGGGTTCAGTGGCAGGCATACCATTTATTGTAAATTCTTTTATCATCAATGTATCTTCGCCCCAAGTGTAAGCACTACGCATCACATCTACTTTAAAAAGACCGGTTTTTTCCAGGTCTTTTTTCATCATATAGGTAATTTTTGGCCAATGATTATGGTTGTTTTGACCGTCAACTATGAGGGTTTTGATTGGTTTTTTTTTGGTTTGGGCCTTAGAAATATTTAATATGAAGAAGGATGCAAAAATGAAAAGGAAGATTTTGATTTTCATCGTTAGTGTTTTTTAAAATTGGTTGAAATAAAGTTACAATATAGAATTTATTCGAACTTGTTCAATGATTAAAACGAAATTTTATAATCGCAGTAAAAATTCAAAAATCTATTGAAAAGTTCTTTTTTTTGGTAATTGCTCTATTAAAAAAATCCATTAAGCAAAAAAGAAAGATGTCTTCAAAAATGAAAGAAGAGATGTTATAATTGAAAATTAGACTCTTAGTATTTTTATCAATATTTCGACTGCCATTTCAATGGGGCTTAACTATATTTTTGAACTCCTCACTGGAGGTAAATAAAATTACGCTACATATGAGCAAAATTATTTTCATTTTAACTATATTTTTTTTGAAATTGATTAATAAACATTTCTACAATAAGCTCATTAATAAGATTTTATAAAATATTTTTACTTTATTATTCAATTCTGGCAATCAAAATGTTCTCAAACAGATATTTAATTTGTCCTTGTTTAAATTTTCAAGGATTTGTTGAGAATTCACTTCAAATTCTATTTATTGACACTTAATGGTTCGTTCTTTGATTTTTTCTTCTATCTCACCTTTATAGGTATATTTTTCGGTAGTTTTTATCAAAATATTATTGGAATTATATTCATATTTTCT
The sequence above is a segment of the Cytophagaceae bacterium genome. Coding sequences within it:
- a CDS encoding ThuA domain-containing protein; the encoded protein is MKIKIFLFIFASFFILNISKAQTKKKPIKTLIVDGQNNHNHWPKITYMMKKDLEKTGLFKVDVMRSAYTWGEDTLMIKEFTINGMPATEPNKKPIPDPNFAPDFSRYDLVIVNFGWNAAPWPDATNRRFESFVKKGGGVVIVHAADNSFPAWPAYNQMIGLGGWGDRTEKDGPYVYYNDKAELVIDNSPGKAGSHGPQHEYTIQIRDPEHPVTKGMPTNWLHAKDELYDKLRGPAQNMKILATAYSGKEQKGTGRHEPMLMAIDYGKGRIFHTPMGHADYSVECVGFITCLLRGSQWAATGKVSIPIPSDFPTETKTSSKAFVK